One Planktothrix sp. FACHB-1365 genomic window carries:
- a CDS encoding glycosyltransferase family 39 protein → MFHPRKIFKKIRLQILPLFLIIAIVVGVSFRFVALDGKIYWHDEVYTTLRAAGYTGKEFTQEFYQNRIVSPVDLLKYQQLKPGSTPQDTLNSLATEDPQLSPLYFLLARGWMFVGGNSILASRILPAFISLISLPLMYLLAWELFQSSQTALLATAFLALSPFDILFAQTARQYSLLTLMVIVSSYCLLKAVRWRHPLLWGGYSLACILGLYTHVLFGLTIIGHGAYILLLSLEPSSSFSRRKKLPFSTLLLEFLAAIVIAILAYSPWLIILINNLQQAVDVTNWSSSSLSLLNLLKFWILSFTSLFVDINFDFNSIQMYLLRLPFLLLILVALFQISQQTNRQTRLFIWTSILVPFLILALPDVLLGGGRSGVTRFLIPSFPALQLAVAYLFSTHIQSNKISLMDGEIFWRGLLAILFTSSIISISISANSQSWWHQVPSQEIPQMARYLNQNPSATLIVDQGIDYTNLGNIISLSYELNPNIKLFMVNSQPNLLLLPVGPKILVLNPSQELRQRIETSNYQLEKVAQQTQLWELK, encoded by the coding sequence ATGTTCCATCCCCGAAAAATTTTTAAGAAAATTCGCCTTCAGATTCTGCCGTTATTTTTAATTATTGCCATTGTTGTTGGTGTCAGCTTTCGCTTTGTAGCATTAGATGGAAAAATCTATTGGCATGATGAGGTTTATACGACCCTGCGGGCTGCGGGATATACAGGTAAAGAATTCACCCAGGAATTCTATCAAAATCGCATTGTTTCCCCTGTTGATCTCCTAAAATATCAACAACTTAAACCGGGGAGTACCCCCCAAGATACCCTCAATTCTTTAGCTACAGAAGATCCTCAACTTTCTCCCCTTTACTTTTTATTGGCACGAGGATGGATGTTTGTAGGGGGTAATTCTATTCTGGCTTCTCGGATTTTACCCGCTTTTATCAGTTTAATCTCTCTACCTTTAATGTATTTATTGGCTTGGGAACTCTTTCAATCTTCCCAAACCGCTTTACTCGCCACAGCCTTTCTTGCTTTATCTCCCTTTGATATTTTATTTGCTCAAACTGCCCGACAATATAGTTTACTCACCTTGATGGTAATTGTAAGTAGTTATTGCTTACTCAAAGCCGTTCGTTGGCGACATCCTTTATTGTGGGGCGGCTATAGTTTAGCTTGTATTTTAGGACTCTATACCCATGTTTTATTCGGGTTAACAATTATTGGTCATGGGGCTTATATTCTATTATTGAGTCTTGAACCTTCCTCGTCATTTTCCCGAAGGAAAAAACTTCCTTTCTCTACTTTGTTGTTAGAGTTTTTGGCAGCAATTGTGATCGCTATCCTGGCTTATAGTCCTTGGTTAATAATTTTAATTAATAATTTACAACAAGCTGTAGATGTTACGAATTGGTCAAGTTCTTCCCTGAGCTTACTCAATTTACTCAAGTTTTGGATTTTGAGTTTTACCTCTCTATTTGTTGATATCAATTTTGACTTCAACAGTATTCAGATGTATTTACTCAGACTGCCATTTCTTCTGTTAATTTTGGTAGCCTTATTTCAAATTAGCCAGCAAACAAATCGACAAACTCGCCTATTTATTTGGACATCAATTTTAGTTCCCTTTTTAATCTTAGCCTTACCTGATGTGTTGTTAGGGGGAGGACGTTCAGGGGTAACTCGCTTTCTAATTCCTTCTTTTCCAGCCCTTCAATTAGCTGTTGCTTATTTATTTTCTACCCATATTCAGAGTAATAAAATTTCGTTAATGGATGGAGAAATATTCTGGCGAGGACTCTTAGCAATCCTATTCACTTCCAGTATTATTTCCATTAGTATCAGTGCCAATTCTCAAAGCTGGTGGCATCAAGTTCCCAGTCAGGAAATTCCCCAAATGGCTCGTTATTTGAATCAAAATCCCTCAGCAACCCTCATCGTGGATCAAGGAATTGATTATACAAATTTAGGAAATATTATTTCGCTGAGTTACGAATTGAATCCCAACATCAAACTATTTATGGTCAATTCTCAACCGAATCTATTATTACTCCCAGTAGGGCCAAAAATTTTGGTTCTCAACCCCTCTCAAGAATTACGCCAAAGGATTGAAACTTCTAACTATCAGCTAGAAAAGGTTGCTCAACAAACCCAACTCTGGGAACTCAAGTAA
- a CDS encoding form I ribulose bisphosphate carboxylase large subunit: MSYSQTQSKSKSGYKAGVQDYKLTYYTPDYTPKDTDVLAAFRVTPQPGVPPEEAGAAVAAESSTGTWTTVWTDLLTDLDRYKGRCYEVEPVPGEDNQYICYIAYPLDLFEEGSVTNLLTSLVGNVFGFKALRALRLEDLRIPIAYLKTFQGPPHGITVERDKLNKYGRPLLGCTIKPKLGLSAKNYGRAVYECLRGGLDFTKDDENINSQPFMRWRDRFLFVQEAIEKAQAETGEIKGHYLNVTAPTSEEMMERAEFAKEIKTPIIMHDFLTGGFTANTSLAKWCRSNGLLLHIHRAMHAVIDRQKNHGIHFRVLAKCLRMSGGDHLHSGTVVGKLEGEKGITMGFVDLMREDHVELDRARGIYFTQDWASMPGVMPVASGGIHVWHMPALVEIFGDDSCLQFGGGTLGHPWGNAPGATANRVALEACIQARNEGRNLFREGGDVIREACKWSPELAVACELWKEIKFEFESMDTV, from the coding sequence ATGTCTTACTCTCAAACACAAAGCAAGTCCAAATCTGGCTATAAAGCTGGTGTACAGGACTATAAACTGACCTATTACACGCCCGACTATACACCAAAAGATACAGATGTTCTGGCTGCCTTCCGCGTCACGCCTCAACCTGGAGTTCCCCCCGAAGAAGCGGGTGCTGCGGTAGCTGCCGAATCCTCTACCGGAACCTGGACAACGGTATGGACAGACTTACTGACTGACCTAGATCGTTACAAAGGTCGTTGCTATGAAGTCGAGCCCGTTCCTGGTGAAGATAATCAATATATTTGCTATATCGCCTATCCTCTGGATCTGTTTGAAGAAGGGTCTGTCACCAACTTACTGACCTCTTTAGTCGGTAACGTTTTCGGGTTCAAAGCTCTGCGCGCCCTGCGTTTAGAAGACTTACGGATTCCCATTGCTTACCTGAAAACCTTCCAAGGGCCTCCTCACGGGATTACCGTTGAGCGCGATAAATTAAACAAATATGGTCGTCCTCTGCTGGGCTGTACCATTAAGCCCAAACTCGGTCTGTCTGCCAAAAACTATGGCCGCGCCGTTTATGAGTGCTTACGCGGTGGTTTAGACTTCACCAAAGACGACGAAAACATCAACTCTCAGCCCTTCATGCGTTGGCGCGATCGCTTCTTGTTCGTTCAAGAAGCCATCGAAAAAGCTCAGGCTGAAACCGGGGAAATCAAAGGCCACTACTTAAACGTGACCGCCCCCACCTCTGAAGAAATGATGGAACGGGCTGAATTCGCCAAAGAAATCAAAACCCCGATCATCATGCACGACTTCCTGACGGGGGGTTTCACCGCTAACACCAGTTTAGCTAAATGGTGCCGTAGCAATGGGCTGCTGCTCCACATCCACCGCGCCATGCACGCGGTTATTGACCGTCAGAAAAATCACGGGATTCACTTCCGCGTGTTAGCCAAATGCTTACGGATGTCTGGTGGAGACCACCTGCACTCCGGTACCGTCGTCGGTAAACTCGAAGGTGAAAAAGGCATCACTATGGGCTTCGTTGACTTGATGCGCGAAGACCACGTGGAACTTGATCGGGCTCGTGGAATTTACTTTACCCAAGATTGGGCTTCTATGCCCGGTGTTATGCCCGTTGCGTCCGGTGGGATTCACGTTTGGCATATGCCCGCCCTGGTGGAAATCTTCGGCGATGACTCTTGCTTACAGTTCGGTGGTGGAACCCTCGGACACCCCTGGGGTAATGCTCCCGGTGCAACTGCGAACCGTGTGGCTCTGGAAGCTTGTATCCAAGCTCGTAACGAAGGCCGTAACCTGTTCCGTGAAGGCGGCGACGTTATCCGCGAAGCTTGCAAATGGTCTCCTGAACTGGCTGTTGCTTGCGAACTGTGGAAAGAAATCAAGTTTGAATTCGAGTCGATGGATACCGTCTAA
- a CDS encoding DUF1036 domain-containing protein encodes MVLYKCKTCTHEFRADVLPLECDICGGKNLVALEKSSKSVKKSIIYDAKKKKSKFSSSTAILLGMASSLVFFMGLKLGLDNNRLNLKIQNLQRERDELQAQLNQLRQTTIVRFCNQTRGETINLAVGYWDGNNGTELRTKGWLTIYPSGCEEVDIGRSYTGNVYMYGQSGTRFWNSNLPDLSFCVNSLREFNFINANQMPCNEIGERKVQMKVFVVTPGITLWNLDE; translated from the coding sequence ATGGTACTTTATAAATGTAAAACTTGCACTCATGAATTTAGAGCCGATGTATTACCTTTAGAATGTGATATTTGTGGAGGTAAAAATTTAGTTGCTTTAGAAAAAAGTTCAAAATCTGTAAAAAAATCAATAATCTACGATGCTAAAAAGAAAAAAAGTAAATTTAGTAGTTCTACAGCTATTCTTTTAGGAATGGCTTCTAGTTTGGTCTTCTTCATGGGTCTTAAGTTGGGTTTAGATAATAATAGACTTAACCTTAAGATTCAAAACCTTCAGCGAGAAAGAGATGAGTTACAAGCACAACTCAACCAATTACGTCAAACAACAATTGTTCGTTTTTGTAATCAAACTCGTGGCGAAACAATTAATCTTGCAGTCGGTTACTGGGATGGAAATAATGGAACAGAACTGCGAACAAAAGGATGGTTGACTATTTATCCTAGTGGATGTGAAGAGGTTGATATAGGAAGAAGCTATACAGGTAATGTTTATATGTACGGACAAAGCGGAACTAGATTTTGGAATTCAAATTTGCCTGATTTATCTTTTTGTGTTAATAGCTTAAGAGAGTTTAATTTTATCAATGCTAATCAAATGCCTTGTAATGAAATAGGCGAGAGAAAAGTTCAGATGAAAGTCTTTGTAGTAACTCCTGGTATAACGCTATGGAATTTAGATGAATAA
- a CDS encoding peptide ligase PGM1-related protein: MNGLPHSNTNTVQRFRELQTQLRQRFHTLSYQELKDQDVVVIPSLSLDSHQLEKVQGAHQYEERLLFSLIRLRNPQMRLIYVSSQPVHPTVIDYYLHLMPGIPLSHVRDRLLLFSTYDTSPKPLTQKILERPRLISRIHQVLRPNKSYMVCFNSTPLERELSVQLDIPLFGVDPDLNYWGTKSGSRQIFSEVGIPHPDGSPLVWNSEDLTEVTLELWARQPDLKRMVIKLNQGFSGEGNALLDLRPLQDLTLHEREKILKTYWYNLSFQAPNETWETFSDRISELGAIVEAFIEGEIKQSPSVQCEIFPNGKVEVLSTHDQILSGPDGQVFQGCRFPAQQAYRLQLQEMGEKIGQNLANKGALERFSVDFIAVHQPDSSEWDLQAIEINLRRGGTTHPFMTLKLLTNGSYDFKTGLFYSQQSRPKFYIASDNLQSERYQGLLPNDLMDIIVNHELHFNNSTETGTVFHLMGCLSRYGKLGLTCIGNSPEHAQEIYDRVVAVLDEETEIHPFRSWENDSLSKGIPIIQ; the protein is encoded by the coding sequence ATGAATGGATTACCTCACTCCAATACAAACACTGTTCAACGGTTTCGAGAATTACAAACTCAACTTCGCCAACGGTTTCACACTTTAAGCTATCAGGAATTAAAAGATCAAGATGTCGTCGTGATTCCCTCTCTGAGTTTAGATAGCCATCAATTAGAAAAAGTTCAAGGTGCCCATCAATATGAGGAACGATTACTCTTTTCTTTAATTCGATTACGCAACCCTCAAATGCGGTTGATTTATGTGTCTTCTCAACCCGTTCATCCGACGGTGATTGATTATTATTTACATTTAATGCCCGGAATTCCCCTCAGTCATGTTCGGGATCGTTTACTGTTGTTTTCAACCTATGATACCTCCCCGAAACCTTTAACCCAAAAAATATTAGAACGTCCCCGTTTAATTTCCCGAATTCATCAAGTTTTAAGACCCAATAAATCTTATATGGTTTGTTTTAATTCCACACCTTTAGAGCGGGAATTATCAGTCCAATTAGATATCCCCTTATTTGGAGTTGATCCTGACTTAAATTATTGGGGAACGAAAAGTGGAAGTCGGCAAATCTTTAGCGAAGTTGGAATTCCTCATCCCGATGGCAGCCCTTTAGTTTGGAATTCCGAAGATTTAACAGAAGTTACCCTAGAATTATGGGCTCGTCAACCGGATTTAAAACGGATGGTAATTAAACTCAATCAGGGATTTTCTGGAGAAGGAAATGCCCTATTAGACTTAAGACCCCTGCAAGATTTAACCCTTCATGAACGAGAAAAAATTCTGAAAACCTACTGGTATAATTTAAGCTTTCAAGCTCCGAATGAAACTTGGGAAACTTTTAGCGATCGCATTTCAGAATTAGGAGCTATTGTAGAAGCGTTTATTGAAGGAGAAATTAAACAATCTCCCAGTGTTCAGTGTGAAATTTTTCCCAATGGAAAGGTTGAAGTTCTTTCTACCCATGATCAAATTTTAAGTGGCCCTGATGGTCAAGTGTTTCAAGGATGTCGATTTCCAGCCCAACAAGCTTATCGATTACAATTACAAGAAATGGGAGAAAAAATTGGTCAAAATTTAGCCAATAAAGGGGCGTTAGAACGGTTTAGTGTGGATTTTATTGCGGTGCATCAACCCGACAGTTCTGAGTGGGATTTACAGGCGATAGAAATTAACTTACGTCGAGGCGGAACAACCCATCCGTTTATGACGTTAAAGTTATTAACGAATGGATCTTATGATTTTAAAACGGGTCTATTTTATAGTCAACAATCTCGTCCTAAATTTTATATTGCTTCTGATAATTTACAAAGTGAACGGTATCAGGGGTTATTACCGAATGATTTAATGGATATTATTGTCAATCATGAATTACATTTTAATAATAGTACGGAAACGGGAACGGTATTTCACTTAATGGGATGTTTATCTCGTTATGGCAAATTAGGATTAACGTGTATTGGCAATTCTCCTGAACACGCCCAGGAAATTTATGATCGAGTTGTGGCGGTTCTTGATGAAGAAACCGAAATTCACCCCTTTAGAAGTTGGGAGAATGATTCTTTATCGAAGGGGATACCTATTATTCAGTAA
- a CDS encoding DUF433 domain-containing protein produces the protein MQLEDYFNFLAPNDIRLKGSRIGIETILYEYIYRNRTPEEIAKIYTSLSLDQVYATILYYLQHQESVSQYITEWLEWGHQMREEQRQNPSPIVQKLMKLKAEKEATKFKNA, from the coding sequence ATGCAACTGGAAGACTATTTCAACTTTTTAGCCCCTAATGATATTCGTTTGAAAGGTTCACGCATTGGCATTGAAACCATTCTTTATGAGTACATTTATCGAAATCGAACTCCAGAGGAAATCGCTAAAATCTACACTTCCTTAAGTTTAGATCAAGTTTATGCCACAATTTTATATTATTTACAGCATCAAGAATCGGTAAGTCAGTATATTACTGAATGGTTGGAATGGGGACACCAAATGCGAGAAGAACAACGACAAAATCCATCCCCTATTGTTCAAAAATTAATGAAATTGAAAGCAGAAAAGGAAGCCACAAAATTCAAAAATGCTTAA
- a CDS encoding chaperonin family protein RbcX, which yields MDIKQVAKETSKVLASYLTYQAVRIITNQLRETNPGQAIWLSGFSSTGKIQDGEAYLQEMLQENQEMAFRIMTVRDHLVQEVADYLPEMVRDNIQKANMDYRRQYLERITQLSSVEPNPETQLQTDSEPNPDASVS from the coding sequence ATGGATATCAAACAAGTTGCGAAAGAAACATCAAAGGTGCTGGCAAGCTACCTGACCTATCAGGCTGTTAGGATTATTACGAATCAATTACGGGAAACGAACCCTGGACAAGCAATTTGGCTGAGTGGATTTTCCTCAACGGGTAAAATTCAGGACGGAGAAGCTTATCTACAGGAAATGCTTCAAGAAAATCAGGAAATGGCTTTTCGCATTATGACGGTGCGAGACCATCTGGTGCAGGAAGTCGCTGATTATTTACCGGAAATGGTTCGTGACAATATTCAAAAAGCCAATATGGATTATCGGCGTCAGTATTTAGAACGAATTACGCAACTGAGTAGCGTTGAACCTAACCCAGAGACTCAATTGCAAACCGACTCAGAACCAAACCCCGATGCTTCGGTGAGTTAG
- a CDS encoding DUF5615 family PIN-like protein, whose translation MLKYLMDENVNPIYINQLRRREPDLVIRSVGEPNTPPTGTLDPEILIWCEVYKFVLVTNNRTSMPVHLADHLQLGRHIPGIFILNSEMGIGETIEELILIAAGSFEEEYQNQIIHLPIALRRF comes from the coding sequence ATGCTTAAGTATCTCATGGATGAAAATGTTAACCCAATTTATATTAATCAACTAAGACGGAGAGAACCCGATTTAGTAATTCGTTCTGTGGGAGAACCTAATACTCCACCAACAGGAACATTAGATCCAGAAATTTTGATTTGGTGTGAAGTTTATAAGTTTGTACTTGTCACAAATAACCGCACATCAATGCCTGTACATTTAGCGGATCATTTACAGCTAGGTCGTCATATACCAGGGATTTTTATTCTTAATTCTGAAATGGGAATTGGAGAAACAATAGAGGAGTTAATTCTAATAGCTGCTGGTTCCTTTGAAGAAGAATATCAAAATCAAATTATTCATTTACCTATCGCTTTAAGAAGGTTTTAG
- a CDS encoding protein kinase: MSYKAGDVIGKYTVSRDFDSANGGQCQWGFAKAGADEVFIKKFLSPVYPGTSAPGSEKGKQKKRDQCEAFEKKQLAIIKALSACGDGGLVVRTIDFFKHGNEHGSHYFKISQKVDTSSLSNKVHELEMKKRLFVMLTAAGALKILHGSKIIHLDLKPDNILIQEWENRLIAKIIDFDNSILEGEPTTPEFLVGDQVYYSPEFAEYINTEGKTPAPNQKSDIFSLGLIFCQYWTGSLPTFSDRYQYAYEAVLNGEKLTLPGILDSEPSIYKSRLSVSVNLTASMPMKRPSNSTHQKLELLIENMLNPKPENRLSIVKVHQIVKNLYHYGTSPIEDLDKSTSSSEKTARSGSRIHKNIRKS; the protein is encoded by the coding sequence ATGTCTTACAAAGCAGGCGATGTTATTGGTAAATATACAGTGAGCCGTGATTTTGACAGTGCAAATGGCGGTCAATGTCAATGGGGATTTGCAAAAGCTGGAGCAGATGAGGTTTTTATTAAAAAATTTTTGAGCCCTGTTTATCCAGGTACATCTGCTCCAGGAAGTGAGAAAGGAAAACAAAAAAAACGAGATCAATGTGAAGCTTTTGAAAAAAAACAATTAGCCATTATAAAAGCTCTTTCGGCTTGTGGTGATGGCGGGTTAGTTGTCAGAACAATAGACTTCTTTAAACATGGTAATGAACATGGAAGTCATTACTTTAAAATTTCTCAAAAAGTTGATACTAGCTCCTTATCTAATAAAGTCCATGAGTTAGAAATGAAAAAGCGGCTGTTTGTGATGTTAACAGCCGCAGGAGCTTTAAAGATTCTTCATGGGAGTAAAATTATTCACCTTGATCTAAAACCCGATAATATTCTAATTCAAGAATGGGAAAATCGTTTAATCGCTAAGATTATTGATTTTGATAATAGTATATTAGAAGGAGAACCCACAACACCCGAATTTTTGGTAGGAGATCAAGTCTACTATTCACCAGAGTTTGCTGAATATATTAATACAGAAGGTAAAACTCCAGCACCCAATCAAAAATCTGATATTTTTTCCCTGGGTTTAATTTTTTGTCAATACTGGACGGGTTCACTCCCAACTTTTTCAGATCGTTATCAATACGCTTATGAAGCTGTTCTTAATGGTGAAAAGCTAACACTTCCTGGCATTTTAGACAGTGAACCTAGTATTTATAAAAGTCGCCTCAGTGTTAGCGTAAATTTAACAGCGAGTATGCCAATGAAACGTCCTTCTAATTCCACTCATCAGAAATTAGAACTATTAATTGAAAATATGTTAAATCCAAAGCCTGAAAATCGCCTATCTATTGTAAAGGTTCATCAAATTGTTAAAAATCTGTATCATTATGGCACTTCACCGATAGAAGATTTAGATAAATCAACTTCGTCTAGTGAGAAAACAGCAAGGAGTGGTTCTCGAATTCATAAAAATATAAGAAAATCTTGA
- a CDS encoding protein kinase, whose protein sequence is MNPPTIHCINPHCSHPSHQPWGNKFCQSCGAPLQLNQRYIPLHNLGSGGFSRLYTVWDLKTQTEKVLKVLIEPSPKALELFEQEAAVLAQLRHSGVPRVEGDGYFYLKKRNGNDGHLPCLVMEKIHGPTLQEILNQYPQGCPEDWVLSWLSQALEILRELHSYQIIHRDIKPSNLMLRMTPHQPLSTTQVWQTQLVMIDFGGAKQIGNLVHGDRENTPRSTTRLVSAGYSPPEQVMGTMVAPATDFYALGRTCIHLLTGQFPGELEDGLTTELQWRQKAQVSPGFANLLDRMVQLDPRQRPQSATEIQTDIFRIVRQKKRPRRMMSSHQQLLDRIKTTLIQWDRGLIQLVLGLGKLTLHCVRGVGETSWEMALAVIGSIIGTVIGAMFVYFSGLGETITVFLAQELPRLLPNVPLTLGAEILVWGLAGLGTGIGLTDAGGFDQRRRYPLAGIMGLFGYIVGGASGELINRLGNLGLQGRELELLNQLPFGIAAILVTLGLGLRSDQLFQGICVLLTVTTLFLGFNQFDLFPQEVLTFPTGMQQPNLPQFWQSLGFMALLSGTTAFSLGITHYLILPIFRWLSR, encoded by the coding sequence GTGAATCCACCCACTATCCACTGTATTAATCCCCACTGTTCCCATCCCTCCCATCAACCTTGGGGGAACAAATTTTGTCAGAGTTGTGGAGCTCCCCTACAACTCAACCAACGTTATATTCCCTTACACAATTTAGGGAGTGGGGGGTTTTCCCGACTTTATACCGTTTGGGATCTCAAAACCCAAACCGAAAAAGTCCTCAAAGTTCTGATTGAACCTTCTCCCAAAGCCTTAGAACTGTTTGAACAGGAGGCGGCCGTTTTAGCTCAGTTACGCCATTCTGGAGTTCCCAGAGTTGAAGGAGACGGCTATTTTTATTTAAAAAAACGCAATGGGAACGATGGCCATCTCCCCTGTTTAGTTATGGAAAAAATTCATGGCCCGACGTTACAGGAAATTTTGAACCAATACCCCCAAGGTTGTCCCGAAGACTGGGTGCTCAGTTGGTTATCCCAAGCTTTGGAAATTTTACGGGAGTTACATAGCTATCAAATTATTCATCGAGATATTAAACCCTCGAACTTGATGTTACGCATGACTCCCCATCAACCCTTAAGTACCACTCAAGTTTGGCAAACCCAACTGGTGATGATTGACTTTGGCGGAGCGAAACAAATTGGTAATCTAGTACATGGCGATCGCGAAAACACCCCCCGCAGTACCACTCGCCTCGTTTCCGCCGGATACAGTCCCCCCGAACAGGTGATGGGGACAATGGTGGCACCCGCTACGGATTTCTACGCCTTGGGACGCACTTGTATTCATTTATTAACAGGTCAATTTCCAGGGGAATTAGAAGATGGGTTAACAACGGAATTACAGTGGCGACAAAAAGCTCAAGTCAGTCCTGGGTTTGCTAATTTATTAGATCGCATGGTTCAACTCGATCCCCGTCAACGACCCCAAAGTGCGACGGAAATTCAAACCGATATCTTTAGGATTGTTCGACAGAAAAAACGTCCTCGACGGATGATGTCGTCTCATCAACAATTACTAGACCGCATCAAAACCACATTAATTCAATGGGATCGCGGATTAATTCAACTGGTTTTAGGACTGGGAAAATTAACCCTCCATTGTGTTCGGGGAGTAGGAGAAACGAGTTGGGAAATGGCATTAGCCGTTATTGGGTCTATAATTGGAACCGTCATAGGAGCAATGTTTGTTTATTTCTCTGGGTTGGGAGAAACAATAACTGTGTTTTTAGCCCAAGAATTACCTCGACTTTTACCGAATGTCCCCCTAACTTTAGGCGCAGAAATATTAGTTTGGGGATTAGCGGGATTAGGAACTGGAATTGGTTTAACGGATGCAGGAGGATTTGATCAACGTCGCCGTTATCCGTTAGCTGGAATCATGGGACTATTCGGTTATATTGTAGGGGGAGCCAGTGGAGAATTGATTAATCGCTTAGGAAATTTAGGACTTCAAGGCAGGGAATTAGAGCTTTTAAATCAACTTCCTTTCGGAATAGCGGCGATATTAGTAACGTTAGGTTTAGGATTACGAAGTGATCAACTTTTTCAGGGAATTTGTGTTTTATTAACCGTCACAACTTTATTTTTAGGGTTCAATCAATTTGATCTTTTTCCTCAAGAAGTATTAACGTTTCCCACGGGAATGCAACAGCCTAATTTACCTCAATTTTGGCAAAGTTTGGGTTTTATGGCTTTACTCAGTGGTACAACTGCCTTTTCTCTGGGAATCACGCACTATTTAATTCTCCCTATATTTCGCTGGTTAAGTCGCTAG
- a CDS encoding ribulose bisphosphate carboxylase small subunit, with translation MRTLPKERRFETLSYLPPLTDAQIVKQVQYILDQGYIPGVEFSDSSEPTQHYWTLWKLPLFNASTAQEVLGEVQACRQEYSKSFIRVMGFDNVKQCQVLSFIVHKPSTSLY, from the coding sequence ATGCGGACATTACCCAAAGAACGTCGTTTTGAAACTTTATCCTATCTGCCCCCCTTGACCGATGCTCAAATCGTCAAGCAAGTCCAATATATTCTGGATCAAGGATATATCCCTGGTGTGGAATTTAGCGACTCTTCTGAACCCACCCAACACTATTGGACACTGTGGAAACTACCTTTGTTCAATGCTTCTACCGCCCAAGAAGTCTTAGGTGAAGTTCAAGCTTGCCGCCAAGAATATTCCAAATCTTTTATTCGCGTCATGGGTTTTGACAACGTGAAACAGTGCCAAGTGTTAAGCTTCATTGTTCACAAACCTTCTACTTCTCTGTACTAA
- a CDS encoding PP2C family serine/threonine-protein phosphatase — protein MNSFYITVNIEIAPGKGEDAHLFKPDYPDVIVIGVFDGLGGRSAGYDEQTGGKIASQKASETVGSFLDQWNGQLNDEIVKALKEKVYQTLKEAATNIKPSRLRGSLAGQRLCTTMALASIPKSSECSTTYQVSLAWIGDSRLYFLSPEAGLQQLTHDDLEVKKDAFEMIREDPPMSQYLSADMKEDWEIHFKLQELDKPGCILACTDGCFQYVPAPWDFEKLLLNTLN, from the coding sequence ATGAACTCGTTTTACATAACCGTCAATATAGAAATTGCCCCTGGCAAAGGTGAGGATGCTCATCTATTCAAGCCCGATTATCCTGATGTTATAGTCATCGGAGTTTTTGATGGATTAGGAGGACGTTCAGCAGGTTATGATGAGCAAACTGGCGGAAAAATTGCTTCACAAAAAGCTTCAGAAACGGTCGGATCTTTTTTAGACCAATGGAATGGACAACTCAATGATGAAATCGTTAAAGCGCTCAAAGAGAAAGTTTATCAGACTTTAAAAGAAGCAGCTACAAATATTAAGCCATCTCGTCTCAGAGGTTCTTTAGCCGGTCAGCGCTTGTGTACAACGATGGCACTGGCGAGTATTCCAAAATCAAGTGAATGTTCAACAACATATCAAGTTAGTTTAGCTTGGATTGGAGATTCACGGTTATACTTCTTAAGTCCAGAAGCAGGTTTACAGCAACTAACTCACGATGATTTAGAGGTTAAAAAAGACGCCTTTGAAATGATTCGAGAAGATCCACCTATGTCTCAATATTTAAGTGCAGATATGAAGGAGGACTGGGAGATTCATTTTAAATTACAAGAATTGGATAAACCTGGATGTATTCTTGCTTGTACTGACGGATGTTTTCAATATGTACCTGCCCCTTGGGACTTTGAAAAGTTATTGTTAAATACCTTAAATTAA